DNA sequence from the Cucurbita pepo subsp. pepo cultivar mu-cu-16 chromosome LG06, ASM280686v2, whole genome shotgun sequence genome:
AGTAATTTGAAGACAGCCATTGTAAGATCCATCTCACCCTTTAACCACACTTTAGAACATGATGCAAAGCTATTTATGCAGTTACGACAAACCCGTTTTTtcggttttaaaaaaattcacaattAACCCTTATGAAAATGCAGTTagaaaagttcaaattgcaCCTCATGGATtataaggaaaagaaataatgaatcTAGATCCTGGAATCACCATAATACCGACCCGTTCTATGTCTCGTTTTGATTTTTACGTAGACATGATTTCTAGATACAAGCACATATATTCATGAAATGTTCGAAGGAAGCACAGTATCTGAGACTCTGAAGCAGTTAAACTATTCTTTCCGGAGTTTTTAGCATCgaaagcaagaagaagaaaaaacgtTTCTGAAATTTCCTCAATCACTGATCATCACTGATCAAGAAACTAAAACAAGATATCATCTTATAACCAGGCTATCAGAACCCCTGCTTGCATTATGCTCATAACTGACACGACTAATCGCTAGGATGTCTAAAGGCAATGAAGGGTATCTGAAGAGGGTCACAATCGAGCCCGAAAGGCCGACCCCCATGAGCTCCGGCCAAAGTTGAGGCCCTTGAGGCCAACCTCTAGGGGTTGGCCAAGGAGCAAAAActgtaatttttgtaatatccATAAACTATTCTCATGGGACAACCGTCTTACCTAGCCTAGCTACCGTGCTAGAACTCATTCCCTCTATGctctttattttcatttccctTGTTGACCACTCGCAAAATCAAAACATGATTATTATCGAAGTGTACTTAAAGCAATAAATTCACATGAAAACTTAATCTCTAAGAGCTCTAGGAAATAAAGTATCATACCAGGCTCTGAAATTTCATCGGCGTTCTCAACGGCAGCCTCTGGATCGTTATCGGGCTCCGTATCCGACTGGTTCGCCCTCATTGATGAGACATTATCAATTGCTTTGAACAGCTCCTCGTCAAAGTAGTCAGGAAGTCCTAATTCTTTTCTCCTTCCACTCTCTAAACACCAATACGAATCATCCTCCGGCATCGTTAACTCCCATTGCTTGATAACATCCTGTTCAATCAGCAAACACTCCCACTTCTTCCTGCATTGATTCGAAGTCCGAGCCACATTCAAAGCTGTGCAGTCCTCTGCAACAATCTTCCATTTCTGATAGCTAGACAAAGCTTTCAAACAATCAGCCTCCACAGCACCAATCACATTAACAAGAACAAGGCATTCCGCCGCGGTCCATTCCGGTGCTATTTGAGACCGCGTCCGACGAGAACCTGAAACCCCCGATCCACAGTTGccgttttctttcttcatttccaaCTCAAATGTTCTTCGTTTCCAGTTtcgaaaatttcaaatctctaTTTCAAATCCAAATGAGTCTATCCACGATTCAACACGAGACGACGAAAAATCAAACGCCATTCCGTAGTAGAAACTAAACAAACCATAAATTTATGAGATTAAATTGAAACGATGTTGATTCCATCaacaataaacaaagaatCGAAGGATATCGGGTAGAATAGACGCTTATACTCACGATTTCGTTCGCCTAGCGGATGAATtaagaagtaaatcaaagtAAAGCAGAAAAGAGTGCGCGAAAAGTTGGAAAGTGATCGAAATTGCAAAATAAATCGAATGAACGATGATGATATTGCAATGCTGAAGATTTATcagttgagagagagagagagagttgttCACTTTACCAATTTCAGATGAAGTGAAGCCGTAGCTTCGTGCGTTGCCCTTCCGCTCTCGATGCCCAATCTTCGCGGTAGAATTGGAGAAGCCACGAATGCCCCATTCCTCACGGGTGTCTAACGCGCACTTTTCCACTATACGAactgaattttaaattttaaattctttttacatttttatccatttttaactttaatgaACGTTTAATAATGGCttgaatttccaattttatattttctagttattaaatttttaattttatgtatactatatatttaaaataaaataaaaaatattaaaacgggttaaatactaaatttaaaaattttggttaCTAAAACATAATCGATACTTATAAACAATCGTAAACGTATTTTTCAAAGCTTCCAGATTCTACCCGTTACTTTTGGCTACTAAAACTTctatttaataacttttttttttgtttcgatTTCTCgtattttttagaacaaaaaacaatcaCATGTTTGGTTAATATTTTCGATCGATCAAAAATATATACCATGACGAAAAAATagttagataaaaaaaaaattagaatatgcattctttttattaatatctcGAATTATAAACTCGACCAAGGATTAAGttgttttaatgtatttataaaatacCAATAATAGATAATTGAGGCATGCTTCCAATGCCCTAACTAGTTATCGGCTCTTCCCCGATGGTCTTGgcaaaataaatacaacaatTAACGGTAAAAGAACAACTTCAAATTACACGTGTCTAAGCATTTAAAACGAATGGATCATTCCTCCTTTTCATACctaatatatatgtgtgtgtgtgtgtttaaaatcataaggctgataacgatacgtaacaggttaaaacggacaatatcttctagcgggttgttacaaatgatatcagagccaaacacagGACAGTGTGTCGGCGAGAACGTCGGcccccacattggttgaagagcggaactaaacatttcttataaaagtgtgaaaaactctttttaatagacgtgttttaaaactgcgAGGCTAACATTAATATGTAACTAGTTAAAGCGAATAATATTGGTTAGtgtttaactttaaattttactcatggtattatatattataatatataatgaaattaGTGGTTGGAAAATGGAACCTAAACTAATAATTGCTCATCTAGAAGGATGGTTTAAACAATGTAAGTGGATAAACGCCACGTCAGTATATAATTTATCCCTTCCACCCACATTTTAGGAGTATATTAAAGTGAGGCCACAATGAGGATTGGCCAGAGCAGGAGATACCAATAACAGCTTTTTGCTAACATTATCTCCACCAGGTTCAATGAACCGAGCCATATTGCTTTTCCAACCAGACAGTCAATTATGGCACCTTCCTACTGTAAAAATTTGTCAGGgaagtaaaaaataacaaacaaattaacTTTTTGTTGGATAAAAGTCTCACCTctactaatttagagaatgatcatggaatGAGACTTTTTGAAGaagtcaaaaataaaatcataagagtttaaagtggacaatatcataccattgtggagagtcgtgttcgtttaacatggtattagagtcatgtcctaaacttagtattgtgagtctcgaaggcatagtaaaaaatgactaaagtATTGAATAAATTGTGTAGTTTGTTAGAagacaacaaaaagaagaagaaaaaaaaaaaagtcgagtctcgattaaggggaagcgtactttgttcggggaggtgttggatgaaatctcacatcaactaatttagggaatgatcatataATGAGGCTTTTttaggaagcccaaagcaaagtcacgataGCTTAagttcaaaatggacaatatcatatcattgtggagagtcgtgttagTTTAACACTTCTGActctaatcttttaatttcattaaattggATTTgaacttaggatagaatactttattatttatttaatttatattaattcacCCCACTAATTTAAgggagaaatatatatatatatatatttatttatttatttttatttttatttttaattttgcatgtatttaaatgattttaacaACATGATATCTTAATAATTACATTGACACGTCTATTTTATAATTCGTTAAATTTCTTTGATAAtacattcttttattattttataacaataaattttgacTGATATTCAATGGGgttgtggtttttttttttcaataaaaaatgtatatataacaaagatctattaaatataaaatataaaatataaaatgtaagaatttattatacacaaattaaaaaatcaacaaaatatataaaacactttctatactttttaaatttaaagttctaAAATACAGttataaaagttcaaaaggTTTGAAGTATTAGAAttggttaaataaataaataaaagttaaaagtttgattagatatttaaattttatttaaagaataattttcaaatattataattagtCAAGAAtgttaaaatacaaaagataaaatttaaatatttaaatattaaaactaaattaataaaaaaaatcttctaaTTTTACCCTTTGTTTAccaaaatattctaaaaacttttcaaaaattttaaaaatactttttaattttaagagtatttaaaaaattattgaattttcaaaaatttcattaataattttatttaaaaaaaaactataaaaaaaaacttttaagctttaaaaaaataaaaaaaaataaaaaatatatttactgtTAGTACGATTTTcccaaaaatatttctaaattttcgaaaataacatttaaaaatttggaaataatttattgGTGTACAGTTTTCTTCTGTACATGGACTCTAAcatttttgtgaattttttttataagggtaaatgtttaatcttatttttaaaatttcataggtaatttttaaatatagactAATAgtaacatattttttattaccttataaattattttttaaaaattaagagtatttttaaataagctAAGAGATTTCCATCCAAAAGAATCAGTCAACTTATTTtagagatttaaaaaaaaaatttaaaggtattattgaaataaataaaaatttaggaatattttttttaaaaggtaaaatacaaattttgaaatatttttattaatttatattatatatatatatagtagccAAAAAGTGATCGNTCCAAAAGAATCAGTCAACTTATTTtagagatttaaaaaaaaataatttaaaggtattattgaaataaataaaaatttaggaatatattttttttaaaggtaaaatacaaattttgaaatatttgtattaaNaggaatattttttttaaaaggtaaaatacaaattttgaaatatttttattaatttatattatatatatatatagtagccAAAAAGTGATCGGtttataaaattacaatttaagAAACAAGATCTTGACAGAATCCGTCTTACACGTGATACAACTTACAAGTCGTGTGCAGATACGGATAATATATTCTATACGTCGTCGTTTGTGCCTGTCGTGGTACAGACTTCAGTGGCTGACGTGGCACACAAGTGGTCCCAACTCTGTGGGCGCGGTTTCAGTTTCGGTTCATCATCTTCGCGGTACTATAAACTATCAGAATgctcattcatttttttcctctcgAAAAAACACCATTTCCctggaagagagagaagaaacagagagaatcAAGAGGGGGAGGAAGAACAGAACTCAGCCACTCTCAAATCTCAtcctcctctttctctttcattttccagGAAAAGTTTGCGGATCTTCGCGTAAGAATTAAACTCTCTTTCtctacatttttcttaatattttcctCTTGAATTATCTTGATTTCAATCTTCTATTTCACGTTTCGGAATTGAAACGAGTGCGTAATTGAAGTGATTATAGCCCTATGGATTGCGATTTTAGAAATATTGTCCTCTGATTTTGAAGCATTACTAGTAATTGCTCTTTAAATCTGCATTTTGGTTTCTGATTTGGAGATACATGATATCATTTCATCCACGAACGGGAGGGGTGGGGGTAGGGTTAGTTATTACAAGAAATGGCTGGAACATCTATTGTTCTTCATGATTATTGNGTTATTACAAGAAATGGCTGGAACATCTATTGTTCTTCATGAtgattattttcctttctccaGGAGCTTTATAATCATGGTGTTTTGGGTGTTTGGATATGGCTCACTGGTTTGGAATCCaggatttgaatttgatgagaAAATTATAGGTTATATCAAGGATTATAAGCGCGTTTTCGATCTCGGTAAGTTTCATATTTCCAGCAAGAATTTGTTGTTGATGTAATTTCCTTTAGTCAATTTTATTGTTCATAACAATTTGTCTCATCTTTGGACCAGCATGCATTGATCACAGAGGTACGCCAGAAAATCCTGCTAGAACTCTCACGTTGGaacaggaagaagaagcaattTGTGTAAGATCAACTGATTTGAATATATTCTCAGTGGATCTTGGATCGCTTTCTCTGTTCTTGCTACTCATTTTCTAGTTTTCTACATAACTTTTCCTCAGTGGGGAGCAGCTTACTGTGTGCGGGGGACTCCTGAAAGGGAAACAACTGCAATGGAGGTAATTTAATGTCaattacaatttatttttatttagatttagttaATCTTATAAAGATGTGTTTGAGAATGACtttgaaatggttaaaatCTACTCTTGTCATGTTCAAAACCACTcccaaacatgtttttaagCATTTGGAATCAATTTTTATGGTATAAAAATCGGGTTTAAGAGTGTAAAACCAAACCACGAACGCTCGGTTTTCATTTCGGTTGTAgttgtgggatcccacattgattggagagaggaacgagtgtcaatgacgctgggccctgaagggggtggattgtgagatcccacatcgattagataGGGGAAcgacatcaattggagagatgaaagagtgctagtgaggacgctggcccccaccttggttggagaggaaaatgaaacattcttattATAAgtgtgtagaaacctctcccgcattttaaaaatcttgagaggaaaccTTAAAGAGAACCCAAAAAGGATTGGGTTTAAGCTATTACCACTATTGATAAACGATAGAATAAGcgaaacatttcttttgttacatgaatttaattttcatttcgaGTATGTTTGAGAGTGACGTTGAACCTAATAGATGCGATGTTTTTAACCGTTTCAAAATCACTCCCAAACACGCCTTATCACTATGTTGCGGTTCTTCATTATCGTTCTTCCTTGTCTTCCTTAGTCTTAAACCAGAATTTCTTGACTGACTCTTTCCTTATTGGTACTTTATTCTCAAGCCATTTGAAAGTTAATGAcaattccttcttcttctttttgtcaaTCGCAGTATTTAGAACATAGAGAATGTGAATATGATCAAAAGACACTCGTTAACTTCTACAAGGTGAGATTACGAATCGATACTGTCAATTTGAAGCAATTTGTACATTTTTCAAGTCCGACACATTCATTATGGTGTATCTCTTTATCCAGGAAGAGAGCTCTCTTGAGCCAGCCCTTACAGGAGTAATTGTGTAAGTGCCAGCATTTTCTTAGCTAACTTGTTTATAACTTCCATATGCAATTTGTTTAAACTTTGCTACGATTCGTATCCGAAATGCAGTTTCACATCGACTCCGGACAAAGAAGTGAACAAATACTACCTGGGTCCAGCTCCGTTAAACGACATGGCTAGGTAAAATGGCAAAATTTTAAGGGCCGGTTTGGAATGACTTTTGCTCGTTTTTGAACTTATCCTTGGTTCCCATTGATCAGACAAATTGCTACTGCTGCTGGGCCTTGTGGAAACAATAGGGATTATATTTTCATGTTAGAGAAGGCATTGTTTAACATAGGTAACCTTATCATCCCCCTAGATGGAGCCAAATTCTTTCTAGCAACATTCCTTTGGTTTTGTTCCTCACCATTGTGTAGGTGtataaacatttcttattatGGCTATAGGTCACGAGGAGGAAATGGTGATCGAGCTCGCTAACGAGGTGAGAAAAGTTCTCGATCTCCTCGAGAATGGTATCTCAAGGGAGAACAAACTGCTCGGAGCAGCGCCCCACGTAGTACTCAAGTCGCACATATCGTCCTTAGAACTACAACCGCTTCCAGAAGCCATAGCCACAGATTCCTAACTCCAAAATCCCACAAACCAAGCAAACCAGAGGCTTCCAGTGATGGTTAACAACAATTACGACTCAACTTAGATCCATTAGTTTCTGACGTTACTAGTAAGGCTTAGCTTTGGAAATCGTCGGTCATTTTCGGTTATTTACGACAGCAGTAGTTCTGTACGTTTCGCAATCTTGAACTTTGGACATAGTTTATTTGTAAGAACCTTAACTGCTCCGAAAATGGTTAGGAGAAGAATGACTACTGTCACTTATTGCAGTATGCTGTGTAGTTCCCATTTCCAGTTCTGTTAGCAGAGCATTAGATCGCTCCCTGATTACGacaaaagtgattttaacggtttcaaaatcactttcAAATATACTCGTCGAttctaaaattgattttttctttaaaataaccGTTCATTCAAAGTTTTTGTGGGTTACATGTGACTAACAATagttacgttttttttttcttgaggtagaaagttcaaatactgattcatttttctttactaaaaaaacacaaatttaatatatgatactaaaaaaacacaaatttaatatatgataGGGGtgttgaattttataaataaataaataaataaatatatatatatatatatatatatatatatttatttatttatttattgaatttacataattcaatataattcaatttgatATGTAACTTACCCTCACTTTTATGCCTAATTTAttctaactttaaaaaatataaaaatatttaataggtcgtagtaaaaaaaaatcttattttttatttaacaaaagaaaaaattgaatcgtaacttaaaatactatatttattaacatttatttttgtctattttaatataattcgacattttaaaatttaaaattcaaaatttataaaatttataaaatttgctCAACTcaccaaatttgaaaatattaaatagataaaaaaaattaaattaaattaaaagttaatttaatatttaaaaaaaaaaaaagttaaaatgcGTGGATTATAACTATACATCGGTGGTATGGAAATGCGGTTGAGGTGATTTGGTAATCAATAATAGCGCCAGGTGGCGCGAGATCAGTTGCGTATTATTGGCTTCCATTAGTTGCTTGAAGAGcaattacatatatatttgcATTTgcttctcacaatccacataGAAGCAATTTCGCGGAAAATGGATTCGGCGTCTCTAGCTACTCTCGCGCCTGCTCTGCCGCAGCAGAATCTTCACGGAGTCTTCGTCTACGGTACTCTCATGGCTGATGAAGTCCTTCGTATCCTCTTGAAGCGTGATCCTCAGTCCTCTGCTGCCGTCCTCAATGGCTAGTCTGTTCTTTCATCATCTACTCTTAGctcttcaattttcatattCTCGCTGTtagttttttctattttgatgAACTTGAAGTGAAATTCGCATCAATGATTTGCTAATTCGTGCTGGTTTTCTAAATGAGGTTTTGATTCACTCTATTAATCTTGTGATGCCTGGCTTTGTGTTGTTTATCTGTGTAATTTGTATTTACTGAAGTACGTGATGCTGATCTTCTATTTAGTAATGTCAGCGAACTGTATGCTTGTTTTGATTATCTAGGTTTTGTTGCTTAGTTGACATTAGCGTTATGGTGAGAAAGGATTATATAACAAATACTCTTCTACTCTTAGCTCTTTGATTTTCTAATCGTGCTGATATTTTCTACTCTTTCGATAAAACGAAGTAAAACTCGCATTGATGATAGCTAATTCGTGCTGGTTTCCTAAAGAAATTTTATTCGCTCTATCGATTTTATAGTTTACTCAGATTGATGctgtttctttgtttagttTGTCTCTATAGAGTTTTTGGATGTTGATCTTCGAGTATTGTTAGCGAACTGTTATGCTTATGATTTTATAGGTTTTGTTTCTTAGTTGATATTAGCATCATGACGAGGAAGGATTGCATAAGAAATATTCTTCTActcttatttctttcatttccaaaCCGTCACTGTTACTTCTCTTTCGATAAATTTGAAGCAAGCTNttttttttttttttttttaatggagaATTTGATTGCGCTATCAATCATTTAGTTTACTCGGATTGATgctgtttctttgtttgattccGTTGTCACAGAAATCTGTGGTCTGTTGACTTTGATCTTCTATTAAGTATTGTTACCGAATTCTGTACTTATGATTTTCTAGGTTTTGCTTCTCAGTTAATGTTCGCATTATGACAAGAAAATATTACATTAGAATATTTTTCTACACTTACTCTTTGATTTGCATATCATCAcggttattttcttttcttctggtATATTTGAAGCAAAACCTTGCATTCATGATAGTCTAATTCATGTTGGAATCCTAGAggaaaattttattctatGCATCCATCTTATCATTTACTTGATTTGATACTGTTTCTCTGTTTCACTCTTCTCTGTGTTTACAAATGATGATTTCCgaataattattacaaactTTTATTGCTTAGCATCTATTTGCTTGCTCTAATTTTCAAGGTTTTGATCCATAGTTTATATGATTACATTATGATgagaaaagattaaaaatattcttctaTTGCTTGCTTATATTCCCGAGTCCATGATTGACCTCTGTAATTTTCTTGAGAATTTGCAGTCAAAGATTAAGCATTAAAGGACGAGTTTATCCAGCGAATCATACCTGTTAATAGCAAGAAAGTATCTGGCAAGGTTTGTAATGCCATCCTGTTTTGAATTTAGCCACGTTCGACTAGTAATGAACCTAAATTTTTTCCATGTCGTTTTATGTTTTCATATTGAACTATCCTGTACTCTTATCAACTATTCTATTCCATACTCTGCAGATTCTTTCAGGCATCACAGACTCCGAAATGGATACTTTAGACGCATATGAGAATGTTGAATACAAGAGGAGCACAGTTGAGGTATCTGTAATGGTAAAGTATTCGACTCATCTTGGTACTCAACtgtattttattctcaagtaCTTTGTACTCGAATCAATCGTAGAATCGGAAAATATACTTCCTTTACAATCAAGTACGGACTACTATAAAATACCTTCTGATATGGATATTTTCAACTTGCCATACATACATATTAGTAGTTATTGTAAATTTCTAGGTCGTTAATGAAAAACTTAACAAACCTGAGATCACATTGCTATTCTACAGCCCTTgcaatatttcttttaaggaGTTGTCATCACTTAATCATTTATGATAATGAGGATAGTTTAAGCATAAATATACTTTTCCCCTCTCGACGACTTTTTTAGGCTGTCGTTGACTGTTTGCAGGACAGTTTTGAGAAGCTACTCGTTTATGCTTATGTTTGGTGCAACGAAAAGGATCCAGAGTTGTACGGAGAATGGGATTTTGAGGTAAAAACACTatcctttctttcattctccatTCGTGCATCAGAATATAAGATTTGTACATCATAATACCTACGGAGAAGaagctttttgtttttgacTTCTCATTTGACAACATGCTCAAGTGACCCCAGGGCATGTGTCATCATGCAACATGGAGACTAATCCTCTACTTCACTTTCGAAGGGTTCAACAATGATTTAATTGCaaactaatataataaataaattaattgaatcaagtttctttgtttttttttctttttcctcctacattttctgactcccTGCCTCCCATTCAAGAGTTGGTTCAAGACTCGCTTAGTCACTTTCCGTATGTTTGCATCATGAATCCAGTGCATGGATTGAGATTTcttaaatttgatattaaattcCTTACTAGATTTTGGTTTGAGTATTgctgggagaggagtcccacatcggctaattaaggggttgatcatgagtttataaataaggaataacATCTTCATTCATATGAGGtcttttaagaaaatcaaaagtaaggacacgagagcttatgctcaaaatggacaatatcttacTACTATAGAGTTCGGTAGTTCTTAAAGTTTCACTGTTTTTGCAATGCTGCTTTGTGAAAATATTGTCCGGgtggttttgaatttttgttgggGTCGAAACTTGGAAGTACAATAACGCAATCTGTACTCAATgctattctttatttttttcattgttttttatatGAACAATTTTATCTGCTGCAAATTCAAGGAGTGGAAGCGAGATCATCTGGATGCCTACGTCGAGATGGTCGATGACTTTATAGAATAATTTTAGCAGCAGTCGGCACCGTTGAAATAATTGGCTGCTGAAGGAGAAGAATAGCGATGCTAAGTACCAGCTCTCC
Encoded proteins:
- the LOC111796747 gene encoding trihelix transcription factor ASR3-like, with the protein product MKKENGNCGSGVSGSRRTRSQIAPEWTAAECLVLVNVIGAVEADCLKALSSYQKWKIVAEDCTALNVARTSNQCRKKWECLLIEQDVIKQWELTMPEDDSYWCLESGRRKELGLPDYFDEELFKAIDNVSSMRANQSDTEPDNDPEAAVENADEISEPGPKRQRRGSMSKRNQGLEKSLECKEDEEDEAEEQPLLSSPESDLRDCYIKNNGAKATDDIEPEEQMMVKKLLENAENVQEIVSENAECATSDEKNDKDQTNLIRRQGSKLIRCLGDFLNTINDLRDLLEDCE
- the LOC111797190 gene encoding gamma-glutamylcyclotransferase 2-1-like; amino-acid sequence: MVFWVFGYGSLVWNPGFEFDEKIIGYIKDYKRVFDLACIDHRGTPENPARTLTLEQEEEAICWGAAYCVRGTPERETTAMEYLEHRECEYDQKTLVNFYKEESSLEPALTGVIVFTSTPDKEVNKYYLGPAPLNDMARQIATAAGPCGNNRDYIFMLEKALFNIGHEEEMVIELANEVRKVLDLLENGISRENKLLGAAPHVVLKSHISSLELQPLPEAIATDS